Proteins encoded by one window of bacterium:
- a CDS encoding inositol monophosphatase has protein sequence MVKEQEIAVKAALAAGVLLRRHLGKLQDRDIDTKQRFDYVTVVDKQSETLIVETIRRAFPKHKFFAEEIHRDERGGFRWIIDPLDGTTNFIHSVPAFAISIGLELDQEMVLGVIYDPMRKELFVAEKGHGAFLNNQPIHVSAINQPERCLLATGFPFRSHEHLEEYLLSFRKLVAQMSGIRRVGAVALDFAWLAAGRYEGFWELGLSPWDVAAGAVIIREAGGLITDFSGGPDPVWTGNVVASNGRFHSSLLQVIQEVFGRTVPR, from the coding sequence CTGGTCAAAGAACAAGAGATCGCCGTCAAAGCGGCGCTGGCCGCCGGCGTGTTGCTGCGCCGTCATCTGGGCAAACTGCAGGACAGGGACATCGACACCAAACAACGGTTCGATTACGTCACCGTGGTGGACAAGCAGTCCGAGACGCTCATCGTCGAAACCATCCGCCGTGCGTTTCCCAAGCACAAATTTTTCGCCGAAGAAATTCATCGCGACGAACGCGGCGGCTTTCGCTGGATCATCGACCCGTTGGACGGCACCACCAATTTCATTCATTCCGTGCCCGCGTTTGCCATCTCCATCGGTCTGGAGCTGGATCAGGAGATGGTGCTGGGCGTGATCTATGATCCGATGCGTAAGGAGCTGTTCGTGGCGGAAAAAGGGCACGGCGCCTTTTTGAACAATCAGCCGATTCACGTCTCCGCCATCAACCAGCCGGAACGTTGCCTGTTGGCCACCGGTTTCCCCTTCCGCTCTCATGAACATCTCGAAGAGTATCTGCTCTCCTTTCGCAAATTGGTCGCGCAGATGAGCGGCATCCGCCGCGTCGGCGCCGTGGCGCTCGATTTCGCCTGGCTGGCGGCCGGGCGCTATGAGGGCTTTTGGGAACTGGGGCTGTCGCCCTGGGATGTGGCGGCCGGCGCGGTGATCATTCGCGAGGCCGGCGGACTGATCACCGATTTCTCCGGTGGTCCGGATCCGGTCTGGACCGGAAACGTGGTCGCTTCCAACGGCCGATTCCATTCCTCGCTGCTGCAAGTCATTCAAGAGGTGTTTGGCAGGACCGTGCCCCGATGA